From Candidatus Sulfotelmatobacter sp., a single genomic window includes:
- a CDS encoding phosphatase PAP2 family protein: MSVDSKPSAAPEDARAQTVAAGAWPGRASEPLVLRGDLRRSLQWLGRGLLDWLPLYVALFVYDEINNWLGPLLPPPHARSLIHFDQWLFGGAVPAVWLQRAFYTDGQPRAWDWAALAIYCSHFFVTLLCALVLWLRSRPAYLRYMSWVVALTTLGFATYIALPAVPPWLASQRGLLAPTHRIVRELWQHLGWSGMAALFSGSNLYANDVAALPSLHAAYPLLMAIFLWRTSRPWARAALAAYALVMPVVLIYFAEHYALDILLGWLYVGVSLLLVRRLWRLLARREAA, encoded by the coding sequence ATGAGCGTCGATTCGAAACCTTCCGCAGCGCCCGAAGATGCCCGAGCTCAGACCGTGGCTGCCGGCGCCTGGCCGGGCCGCGCCAGCGAGCCGCTGGTGCTCCGTGGCGACCTGCGCAGGAGCCTGCAATGGCTCGGCCGCGGGCTGCTCGACTGGCTTCCGCTCTACGTGGCGCTGTTCGTCTACGACGAGATCAACAACTGGCTCGGGCCCCTGCTGCCGCCGCCTCATGCCCGGTCCCTGATCCACTTCGATCAATGGCTGTTCGGCGGCGCCGTCCCCGCGGTCTGGCTGCAGCGCGCCTTCTACACGGATGGGCAGCCGCGAGCGTGGGACTGGGCGGCGCTTGCGATCTACTGCTCCCACTTCTTCGTGACGCTGCTGTGCGCGCTGGTGCTGTGGCTCCGCTCGCGTCCCGCCTACCTCCGCTACATGAGCTGGGTGGTCGCGTTGACCACCCTCGGCTTCGCCACCTACATCGCGCTGCCGGCGGTGCCGCCGTGGCTGGCCAGCCAGCGCGGCCTGCTCGCGCCCACCCACCGGATCGTCCGCGAGCTCTGGCAGCACCTGGGATGGAGCGGGATGGCCGCGCTGTTCTCGGGCTCGAACCTCTATGCGAACGACGTGGCGGCGCTGCCCTCGCTCCATGCCGCCTATCCGCTGCTGATGGCGATCTTCCTGTGGAGGACGAGCCGGCCGTGGGCTCGCGCGGCGCTCGCGGCCTACGCGCTGGTGATGCCGGTGGTGCTGATCTACTTCGCCGAGCACTACGCGCTCGACATCCTGCTCGGCTGGCTCTATGTCGGCGTGAGCCTGCTGCTGGTCCGCCGACTCTGGCGGCTCCTGGCGCGGCGCGAGGCGGCCTGA
- a CDS encoding LOG family protein, with protein MTSRPLIAVFGSSTARPIDPSYALALELGRAIGRAGADVMTGGYGGTMEACSRGAHETGGHVVGVTVELFEKRGPVNPYVIERVHTPDLYERLRHLLDRAMGFVVLPGSLGTLNELFLTWTMVSVGGRRREPIVLLGEHWPQFIAALRHPDMVTPSLFEFVQIASGPDDAVRRVLEGATATAPHPEASRG; from the coding sequence ATGACCTCGCGTCCGTTGATTGCGGTGTTCGGCAGCAGCACCGCCCGCCCTATCGATCCCTCCTATGCCCTGGCCCTCGAGCTGGGTCGCGCCATCGGACGCGCCGGCGCCGACGTGATGACCGGCGGCTATGGCGGCACCATGGAAGCCTGCTCGCGCGGCGCTCACGAGACCGGCGGGCACGTGGTGGGCGTCACGGTCGAGCTGTTCGAGAAGCGGGGGCCGGTGAATCCTTACGTGATCGAGCGCGTTCACACTCCGGACCTGTACGAGCGACTGCGCCACCTGCTCGATCGAGCCATGGGTTTCGTGGTGTTGCCCGGCAGCCTCGGCACCCTGAACGAGCTGTTCCTCACCTGGACGATGGTCAGCGTCGGGGGCAGGCGCCGCGAGCCGATCGTGCTGCTCGGCGAGCACTGGCCGCAATTCATCGCCGCGCTGCGCCATCCCGACATGGTGACGCCGTCATTGTTCGAATTCGTCCAGATCGCGAGCGGTCCCGACGACGCGGTGCGGCGCGTGCTCGAGGGTGCGACCGCCACGGCCCCGCATCCCGAGGCCTCGCGCGGATGA